In Jaculus jaculus isolate mJacJac1 chromosome 11, mJacJac1.mat.Y.cur, whole genome shotgun sequence, the following proteins share a genomic window:
- the Srrm2 gene encoding serine/arginine repetitive matrix protein 2 isoform X5, whose amino-acid sequence MYNGIGLPTPRGSGTNGYVQRNLSLVRGRRGERPDYKGEEELRRLEAALVKRPNPDILDHERKRRVELRCLELEEMMEEQGYEEQQIQEKVATFRLMLLEKDVNPGGKEETPGQRPAVTETHQLAELNEKKNERLRAAFGISDSYVDGSSFDPQRRAREAKQPAPEPPKPYSLVRETSSSRSPTPKQKKKKKKKDRGRRSESSSPRRERKKSSKKKKHRSESESKKRKHRSPTPKSKRKSKDKKRKRSRSTTPAPKSRRTHRSTSADSASSSDTSRSRRCTDHSEDTVPAL is encoded by the exons ATGTACAACGGGATCGGGCTGCCGACGCCCCGGGGCAGCGGCACCAACGGCTACGTTCAACGCAACCTGTCCCTGGTGCGGGGCCGCCGGGGTGAGCGGCCTGACTACAAGGGAGAGGAGGAACTGCGGCGCCTGGAGGCTGCCCTGGTGAAGCGGCCTAATCCTGACATCCTGGACCACGAGCGCAAGCGGCGCGTGGAGCTGCGATGCCTCGAGCTGGAGGAGATGATGGAAGAGCAGGG GTACGAGGAACAACAAATTCAGGAGAAAGTGGCGACTTTTCGACTCATGTTGCTGGAGAAGGATGTGAACCCTGGGGGCAAGGAAGAGACCCCAGGGCAGAGGCCAGC GGTGACTGAGACCCATCAGTTGGCAGAATTGAATGAGAAGAAGAATGAGCGACTCCGTGCTGCCTTTGGTATTAGTGATTCCTATGTGGATGGGAGTTCTTTTGATCCTCAGCGTCGTGCTCGAGAAGCTAAACAACCAGCTCCTGAGCCTCCCAAACCTTACAG CCTTGTCCGGGAGACCAGCAGTTCCCGCTCTCCAACCCCaaagcaaaagaagaagaaaaagaagaaagacagaggacG CCGCTCAGAGAGCAGCTCTCCCCGTCgggagaggaagaagagctcCAAGAAGAAGAAGCACAG GTCAGAATCTGAGTCCAAGAAACGGAAGCACAG GTCTCCCACTCCAAAGAGCAAACGTAAATCAAAGGACAAGAAGAGGAAGCG GTCTAGAAGTACAACACCAGCTCCTAAGAGCCGTCGGACCCACCGTTCAACCTCTGCTgactctgcttcctcttctgataCATCTCGTAGTCG GCGCTGCACAGACCATTCCGAAGACACGGTCCCTGCCCTCTAG
- the Srrm2 gene encoding serine/arginine repetitive matrix protein 2 isoform X2, whose translation MYNGIGLPTPRGSGTNGYVQRNLSLVRGRRGERPDYKGEEELRRLEAALVKRPNPDILDHERKRRVELRCLELEEMMEEQGYEEQQIQEKVATFRLMLLEKDVNPGGKEETPGQRPAVTETHQLAELNEKKNERLRAAFGISDSYVDGSSFDPQRRAREAKQPAPEPPKPYSLVRETSSSRSPTPKQKKKKKKKDRGRRSESSSPRRERKKSSKKKKHRSESESKKRKHRSPTPKSKRKSKDKKRKRSRSTTPAPKSRRTHRSTSADSASSSDTSRSRSRSAAAKIHTTALTGQSSPPASGCQGEGDAPSSEPGTNNKQPSSPEPSTKQPGSPYEDRDKKEKSAVRPSPSPERSSSTGPEPPAPIPLLAEQHGNSPQPISTCQEPVKHSSEVSPTRGRSAPKSPENPPQSSSSESSPPSPQPTKVSRHASSSPESPKPTPTTGARREISSSPTSKNRAHGRSKRDKSHSHTPSRRAGKSRSPATTKRGRSRSRTPNKRGHSRSRSPQWRRSRSAQRWGRSRSPQRRGRSRSPQRPGWSRSRNNQRRGRSRSARRGRSHSRSPATRGRSRSRTPTRRGRSRSRTPARRRSRSRTPTRRRSRSRTPARRGRSRSRTPARRRSRTRSPVRRRSRSRSPARRSGRSRSRSPARRGRSRSRTPARRGRSRSRTPTRRGGRSRSRTPARRGRSRSRTPARRRSRSRSLVRRRSHSRTPQRRGRSGSSSERKNKSRTSQRRSRSNSSPEVKKSHASSRRSRSLSSSRSKTKSCLSLRRSPSGSSPGPKQKSQTPTRRSRSGSSPPKQKSKTPPRHSLSPHPKLKSGTPPRQGSVTSPQANELSATPQRQSRSESSPDPEVKSRTPSRHSCSGSSPRVKSSTPQKGSPSRSSSPQPKVKMISSPRRSCSDSSSPSPSRVTSRTPPRQSRSESPCSKVEDRLLSRYSRSRSSSPDTKVKPGTPPRQSHSGSTSPYPKVKLQTPPEQSVSGSKSPCSQEKSKDSPPPSCSGSYLGVTSSTPPGESCFGPTLQQAGQSQTSPDPGSDTSSPDVRQSHLESPSLQRKSQTSPKGGGMSRSSSPVMELAPRSPTKPDRSPLSTGPVLKSEMSPEQSTSQPDPFMLDSNLYPAVDSNSLLVQSSLEPSESQEKIGLTLKEDITASSPRPRDKISPEDSVRPESSPVLKDIPTTPSRERSGAGSPLDTGDQSSILPKSSQREEFMEVVEKSEQPHQILPSLSPELKEMAGSNLESSPEIEARPAVFTVDQSQSQASSEAVGISTVACWGVPHISPEHKELSHSPSQENIGSSLEPRNLLPVTEVNTDFSPEVKDLNGPFLNQLETEPSADMKEQLTMSSRRSSSELSPDVVEKVGMSSAHSVSSPVLDTAPRTPSRERSSSTSSPELKDGLPRTPSRRSRSGSSPGLRDGSGTPSRHSLSGSSPGMKDIPRTPSRGQSECESSPEPKALPQTPRARSRSPSSPELNNKCLTPQRERSGSESSVEQKTVARTPIGQRSPSGSSQELDGKPIASPQEGSESDSSDSKAKTRSPLRQRSHSGSSPEVDSKSRPSPRRSRSGSSPEVKDKPRVVPRDESGTDSSPEPKVPAPRALPRRSRSGSSSKGRGPSAEGSSSSESSPEHPPKSRTARRDSRSSVEPKTKSRTPPRRRSSRSSPELTRKARVSRRSRSASSSPETRSRTPPRRRRSPSVSSPEPAEKSRSSRRRRSASSPRTKTTSRRGRSPSPKPRGLQRSRSRSRREKARTTRRRDRSGSSQSTSRRRQRSRSRSRVTRRRRGGSGYHSRSPTRQESSRTSSRRRRGRSRTPLTSRKRSRSRTSPAPWKRSRSRASPATHRRSRSRTPLISRRRSRSRTSPVGRRRSRSRTSVNRRRSRSRASPMSRRRSRSRTPPVTRRRSRSRTPATRRRSRSRTPPVTRRRSRSRTPPVTRRRSRSRTSPITRRRSRSRTSPVTRRRSRSRTSPVTRRRSRSRTSPVTRRRSRSRTPPAIRRRSRSRTPLLPRKRSRSRSLAIRRRSRSRTPRAARGKRSLTRSPPAIRRRSASGSSSDRSRSATPPATRNHSGSRTPPVALSSSRMGCFSRPSMSPTPLDRCRSPGMLEPLGSARTPMSVLQQGGGSMMDGPGPRMPDHPRSSVPENHAQSRIALALTAISLGTARPPPSMSAAGLAARMSQVPAPVPLMSLRTAPAANLASRIPAASAAAMNLGSARSPAIPTAVNLADSRAPTAAAAMNLASPRTAVAPSAVNLADPRTPTATAVNLAGARTPAALAALSLSGSGTPPSAANYPSSSRTPQAPAPANLVGPRSAHATAPVNIASSRTSAALASASLSSARMAPALSGANLTSPRVPLSAYDRVSGRTSPSLLDRARSRTPPSAPSQSRMTSERAPSPASRMIQAPSQSLLLPAQDRPRSPVPSAFSDQSRSSVAQTTSVAGSQSLSSGTVAKTTSSAGDHNGMLSGPASGVPHSEGGEPSASGAQQPSALATLQPAKERRSSSSSSSSSSSSSSSSSSSSSSSSSSSGSSSSDSEGSSLPAQPEVVLKRVPSPTPAPKETVREGRPQEPAPAKRKRRSSSSSSSSSSSSSSSSSSSSSSSSSSSSSSSSSSSSSSSSPSPAKPGPQALPKPASPKKQPSGEQRALVWPPSSSPDSVHSLLPVSLPPRHSLPHVARGIFLKRTSGYFPSLHKSFRDALWPAG comes from the exons ATGTACAACGGGATCGGGCTGCCGACGCCCCGGGGCAGCGGCACCAACGGCTACGTTCAACGCAACCTGTCCCTGGTGCGGGGCCGCCGGGGTGAGCGGCCTGACTACAAGGGAGAGGAGGAACTGCGGCGCCTGGAGGCTGCCCTGGTGAAGCGGCCTAATCCTGACATCCTGGACCACGAGCGCAAGCGGCGCGTGGAGCTGCGATGCCTCGAGCTGGAGGAGATGATGGAAGAGCAGGG GTACGAGGAACAACAAATTCAGGAGAAAGTGGCGACTTTTCGACTCATGTTGCTGGAGAAGGATGTGAACCCTGGGGGCAAGGAAGAGACCCCAGGGCAGAGGCCAGC GGTGACTGAGACCCATCAGTTGGCAGAATTGAATGAGAAGAAGAATGAGCGACTCCGTGCTGCCTTTGGTATTAGTGATTCCTATGTGGATGGGAGTTCTTTTGATCCTCAGCGTCGTGCTCGAGAAGCTAAACAACCAGCTCCTGAGCCTCCCAAACCTTACAG CCTTGTCCGGGAGACCAGCAGTTCCCGCTCTCCAACCCCaaagcaaaagaagaagaaaaagaagaaagacagaggacG CCGCTCAGAGAGCAGCTCTCCCCGTCgggagaggaagaagagctcCAAGAAGAAGAAGCACAG GTCAGAATCTGAGTCCAAGAAACGGAAGCACAG GTCTCCCACTCCAAAGAGCAAACGTAAATCAAAGGACAAGAAGAGGAAGCG GTCTAGAAGTACAACACCAGCTCCTAAGAGCCGTCGGACCCACCGTTCAACCTCTGCTgactctgcttcctcttctgataCATCTCGTAGTCG GTCTCGAAGTGCTGCTGCTAAAATCCATACAACTGCCTTGACTGGGCAAAGTTCACCCCCTGCTTCAGGGTGTCAAGGGGAGGGAGATGCACCTTCTAGTGAACCAGGTACCAACAACAAACAGCCTAGCAGCCCAGAGCCCTCTACAAAGCAGCCAGGCAGCCCTTATGAAGACAGAGACAAGAAAGAG AAATCGGCAGTTCGACCTAGCCCCTCTCCGGAAAGGAGCAGCAGCACAGGCCCAGAACCTCCTGCTCCCATTCCGCTCCTTGCTGAGCAACATGGCAACTCCCCACAACCCATTTCAACATGCCAGGAACCAGTTAAGCACTCATCTGAGGTCTCCCCAACCCGAGGCCGATCAGCACCTAAGTCTCCTGAGAATCCTCCCCAGTCTTCTTCCTCAGAGAGCTCTCCACCATCCCCTCAGCCTACCAAAGTTTCCCGGCATGCCAGCTCCTCCCCTGAAAGTCCTAAGCCTACACCAACCACTGGGGCCCGCCGAGAGATTTCTTCTTCTCCAACATCCAAGAATCGCGCACATGGCCGATCAAAGCGGGATAAATCACATTCTCATACCCCCTCACGTAGGGCAGGAAAGTCTCGTAGTCCTGCCACTACTAAGAGAGGGCGATCTCGGTCTAGAACCCCTAATAAGAGAGGTCATTCTAGGTCCCGGTCCCCTCAGTGGCGTAGGTCCCGGTCTGCACAGAGGTGGGGAAGATCTAGAAGCCCCCAGCGGCGTGGCCGCTCTAGGTCTCCTCAGCGCCCAGGCTGGTCCAGGAGCAGAAATAACCAGAGAAGAGGCAGGTCTAGATCAGCAAGACGAGGCAGGTCACACTCtagatctccagccaccaggGGTAGATCCCGTTCTAGAACACCAACTCGACGGGGTAGGTCCCGCTCTAGAACGCCTGCCAGGCGGCGATCACGATCCAGAACACCTACTCGGCGTAGGTCTAGGTCGAGAACACCAGCCCGGAGGGGCAGATCCCGTTCGAGAACACCTGCTAGGCGCAGATCTAGGACCCGGTCACCCGTACGCAGGCGATCTCGTAGCAGGTCACCAGCTAGGAGAAGTGGCAGGTCACGGTCTAGAAGCCCCGCCAGGCGTGGCCGCTCACGTTCTAGAACACCAGCGAGAAGAGGGAGGTCACGGTCTAGAACTCCCACCCGACGTGGTGGCCGCTCACGCTCTAGAACACCTGCCAGGAGAGGGAGGTCTCGGTCTAGAACTCCAGCAAGACGAAGATCGCGTAGTAGGAGTCTAGTTAGACGAAGATCTCACTCCCGAACACCACAAAGAAGAGGAAGGTCTGGCTCATCATCAGAGCGGAAGAACAAATCTAGAACATCTCAGAGGAGGAGCAGATCTAACTCAAGCCCAGAAGTGAAAAAGTCCCATGCTTCTTCAAGGCGGAGCAGGTCTCTTTCTTCATCACGTTCCAAAACAAAATCTTGCTTGTCTTTGAGGCGGAGCCCTTCAGgatcctctccaggtcccaaacaAAAATCACAGACACCAACACGACGAAGTCGCTCTGGATCTTCACCACCTAAACAGAAATCTAAAACACCACCAAGGCATAGTTTATCTCCTCACCCTAAATTAAAATCTGGAACACCACCAAGGCAAGGGTCTGTAACAAGTCCCCAGGCCAATGAACTGTCTGCAACTCCACAAAGACAGAGTCGTTCTGAATCATCACCGGACCCTGAGGTGAAATCTAGGACCCCTTCAAGACATAGCTGCTCTGGGTCCTCTCCTCGAGTGAAATCTAGCACACCTCAGAAAGGAAGCCCATCTAGGTCATCCTCTCCACAACCCAAAGTGAAGATGATTTCTTCACCAAGACGAAGTTGTTCTGATTCCTCCTCACCAAGTCCTAGTAGAGTGACATCTAGAACACCTCCAAGGCAAAGCAGATCAGAGTCTCCCTGCTCCAAGGTGGAAGATAGATTGCTGTCAAGATATAGTCGTTCTAGATCTTCATCACCAGATACCAAAGTTAAACCTGGAACACCACCAAGACAAAGTCACTCAGGATCTACATCACCATACCCCAAAGTAAAGCTCCAAACTCCACCAGAGCAAAGTGTTTCTGGATCAAAATCACCGTGTTCCCAAGAGAAGTCTAAAGATTCACCACCACCAAGTTGCTCTGGGTCCTATCTAGGAGTGACTTCTAGCACACCACCAGGAGAGAGCTGTTTTGGCCCCACTCTGCAACAGGCAGGACAATCTCAAACTTCACCAGACCCCGGGTCTGATACTTCAAGTCCAGATGTGAGACAGAGTCACTTAGAATCTCCATCTCTGCAGAGGAAATCTCAGACATCTCCTAAGGGTGGTGGCATGTCCAGGTCCTCATCTCCAGTCATGGAGCTGGCACCCAGATCACCAACAAAACCAGATAGAAGTCCATTGTCAACAGGTCCAGTGCTTAAATCAGAAATGTCTCCTGAGCAGAGCACATCTCAGCCAGACCCTTTTATGCTTGACTCTAATCTTTATCCTGCAGTGGACTCTAACTCTCTTTTGGTACAGAGCAGTTTGGAACCTTCTGAGTCACAAGAGAAAATAGGCTTAACTCTTAAAGAAGATATTACTGCATCATCTCCTAGACCAAGAGACAAAATTAGTCCTGAAGACTCAGTTAGGCCCGAGTCCTCACCAGTGCTAAAAGACATACCTACAACCCCATCAAGGGAGAGAAGTGGAGCTGGGTCACCTCTGGATACAGGAGACCAAAGTAGTATATTACCTAAGTCAAGCCAAAGAGAGGAGTTTATGGAAGTGGTGGAGAAATCTGAACAACCACACCAAATTTTGCCTAGTTTGTCTCCAGAACTTAAGGAAATGGCTGGAAGTAACTTGGAGTCATCTCCTGAAATAGAAGCAAGACCTGCTGTGTTCACTGTTGACCAAAGTCAATCACAGGCTTCTTCAGAAGCTGTAGGAATTTCTACAGTGGCTTGTTGGGGTGTGCCACATATCTCCCCTGAACATAAAGAACTTTCTCATTCTCCTTCCCAGGAGAATATTGGATCCTCTTTAGAACCTAGAAACTTGCTACCTGTAACAGAAGTGAATACTGATTTTTCTCCTGAGGTAAAAGACTTGAATGGACCTTTCCTTAACCAGCTGGAGACAGAGCCATCTGCAGACATGAAAGAACAATTAACAATGTCCTCTAGGCGTAGCAGTTCTGAGTTATCCCCAGATGTAGTAGAAAAGGTAGGAATGTCTTCAGCTCACAGTGTCTCTTCACCTGTACTTGATACTGCACCCAGAACACCCTCAAGAGAAAGAAGTAGTTCTACATCGTCTCCTGAGCTGAAAGATGGCTTACCTAGAACTCCATCGAGGAGAAGCCGGTCTGGGTCTTCTCCAGGACTTAGAGATGGGTCTGGAACCCCCTCTAGGCATAGCCTTTCTGGGTCTTCTCCTGGAATGAAAGATATACCTAGGACTCCATCTAGGGGGCAAAGTGAATGTGAGTCTTCCCCTGAACCAAAAGCATTGCCTCAGACTCCTAGGGCAAGAAGTCGTTCTCCATCATCACCAGAGCTCAACAACAAGTGTCTGactccacagagagagagaagtgggtcaGAATCATCAGTTGAACAGAAAACTGTGGCTAGGACCCCCATTGGGCAAAGAAGTCCATCAGGATCTTCTCAAGAGCTTGATGGGAAACCCATTGCATCTCCTCAGGAAGGGAGTGAGTCAGACTCTTCAGATTCTAAGGCCAAGACACGATCCCCACTTAGACAGAGGAGTCACTCTGGATCCTCTCCAGAGGTTGATAGCAAATCTAGACCTTCTCCCCGGCGCAGTAGATCTGGATCATCCCCTGAAGTGAAAGACAAGCCAAGAGTGGTGCCAAGGGATGAGAGTGGAACTGATTCCTCTCCTGAGCCCAAGGTACCTGCCCCTCGTGCCCTGCCCAGGCGAAGCAGGTCAGGTTCTTCAAGCAAAGGTAGAGGGCCTTCTGCTGAGGGAAGCAGTAGTTCTGAGTCCTCACCAGAACACCCACCCAAATCCAGAACGGCTCGGAGAGACTCCAGGTCCTCGGTGGAACCAAAAACCAAGTCTCGCACACCACCACGACGTCGCAGCTCTCGATCATCTCCTGAGCTAACTAGGAAGGCCAGAGTATCCCGAAGAAGTCGCTCTGCTTCCTCATCACCAGAAACCCGATCTAGAACTCCCCCAAGACGCCGCCGGAGCCCTTCAGTGTCTTCCCCAGAGCCAGCTGAAAAGTCGAGGTCTTCTCGGAGGCGGCGCTCAGCTTCATCTCCACGTACTAAGACAACTTCAAGGAGAGGCCGGTCTCCTTCACCAAAACCTCGTGGACTCCAGAGATCTCGTTCCCGCTCACGCAGGGAAAAAGCAAGAACGACCCGACGTCGAGATAGGTCTGGATCTTCTCAGTCAACCTCCCGGAGGAGACAAAGAAGCCGCTCTAGGTCTCGGGTCACCCGTCGGCGAAGGGGTGGCTCTGGTTACCATTCTAGGTCACCTACCCGGCAGGAGAGTTCTAGAACCTCTTCTCGACGCCGAAGAGGCCGCTCTCGGACACCCCTGACCAGTCGGAAGCGATCTCGATCACGCACCTCACCAGCCCCATGGAAACGCTCTAGATCTCGAGCCTCGCCAGCCACTCACCGGCGGTCCAGGTCCAGAACACCTCTTATCAGCCGACGTCGTTCCAGGTCTCGGACCTCACCTGTGGGTCGGAGACGGTCAAGGTCAAGAACATCAGTGAATCGGCGAAGGTCTCGATCACGAGCATCCCCAATGAGTCGAAGACGGTCCAGGTCCAGGACACCACCAGTAACCCGCCGTCGTTCAAGATCTAGAACGCCTGCAACACGCCGTCGTTCAAGATCTAGAACCCCTCCAGTGACTCGCCGGCGGTCCAGGTCTAGGACTCCACCAGTGACCAGAAGGCGATCTCGAAGCCGAACATCACCTATCACTCGCCGAAGATCAAGATCCAGGACATCCCCAGTCACTCGCAGAAGATCAAGATCCAGGACATCCCCAGTTACTCGGAGAAGGTCCCGCTCTCGAACCTCTCCAGTGACACGACGCCGTTCTAGATCCCGAACTCCTCCAGCTATTCGGAGACGCTCTAGGTCTCGAACACCATTGTTGCCCCGCAAACGTTCACGAAGTCGCTCACTTGCCATCCGCCGCAGGTCTAGGTCCCGTACTCCTCGAGCAGCTCGGGGCAAAAGGTCTTTAACAAGATCCCCTCCAGCCATTCGTAGGCGTTCTGCTTCTGGAAGTAGTTCTGATCGTTCACGTTCTGCTACTCCTCCAGCAACAAGGAACCACTCTGGTTCTCGGACCCCTCCTGTGGCACTCAGCAGCTCTAGAATGGGCTGCTTCAGTCGACCTAGCATGTCACCAACTCCCCTTGACCGTTGTAGATCACCTGGGATGCTTGAACCTCTTGGCAGTGCTAGAACACCCATGTCTGTCCTGCAGCAAGGTGGTGGCTCGATGATGGATGGTCCGGGTCCCCGAATGCCTGATCATCCAAGATCATCTGTGCCAGAAAACCATGCTCAATCTAGAATTGCACTTGCTCTGACAGCCATCAGTCTTGGCACTGCCCGGCCACCTCCGTCCATGTCTGCTGCTGGCCTTGCTGCGAGAATGTCCCAGGTTCCAGCTCCTGTGCCTCTCATGAGCCTCAGAACAGCACCAGCCGCCAATCTTGCAAGCCGAATTCCTGCAGCATCTGCAGCTGCCATGAACCTTGGCAGTGCCAGGTCACCTGCCATTCCAACAGCAGTGAATCTGGCTGACTCCCGAGCACCAACTGCAGCAGCTGCCATGAACTTGGCCAGTCCCAGAACAGCAGTggctccatcagctgtgaaccttgCTGACCCTCGAACCCCCACAGCTACGGCTGTGAACCTAGCGGGAGCCAGAACACCGGCTGCGTTGGCAGCTTTGAGTCTCTCAGGTTCTGGCACACCTCCAAGTGCTGCAAATTATCCTTCCAGCTCCAGAACACCACAggctcctgcccctgcaaacctGGTGGGGCCTCGATCTGCACATGCCACTGCTCCTGTGAATATTGCCAGCTCCAGAACCTCTGCAGCCTTGGCCTCTGCAAgtctctcgagtgctaggatggCTCCTGCATTGTCTGGTGCAAACCTTACCAGTCCAAGAGTGCCCCTCTCTGCTTATGATCGTGTTAGTGGCAGAACCTCACCCTCATTGCTTGACCGAGCCAGGTCTAGAACACCACCATCTGCCCCAAGCCAGTCTAGAATGACTTCTGAGCGGgctccctcccctgcctccaGAATGATTCAGGCTCCTTCACAGTCTCTTCTCCTTCCAGCACAGGATCGGCCTAGGTCCCCTGTGCCATCTGCTTTTTCAGACCAATCCCGTTCTTCAGTTGCCCAAACAACCTCTGTAGCAGGGTCTCAGTCCCTTTCCTCTGGGACAGTGGCAAAGACCACGTCCTCTGCTGGTGACCACAATGGCATGCTCTCTGGCCCTGCTTCTGGGGTACCCCACTCAGAGGGTGGGGAGCCATCTGCTTCTGGGGCCCAGCAGCCTTCAGCATTAGCTACCCTGCAACCTGCAAAGGAACGGCGgagctcttcctcctcttcatcatcctccagctccagctcctcctcctcctcctcatcttcatcGTCGTCATCGTCATCTTCTGGCTCCAGTTCTAGTGATTCTGAAGGCTCTAGCCTTCCTGCTCAACCTGAGGTGGTACTGAAAAG